CAACCTCCATGGCCCCGGCGATGATCCGCCGTTGGAGATTGCGCAAGGCGGCGTTTAAGACATTGACGGCCATGAAGCTTTTTTCGATTTCCTCCCATTCGGGAAGGGGATAGCCGCACACGCATTCATCGAAGCTGGTGAGCATGAGGCGTCCTTCGGGGTCGTGGCGCAAGACCTCCTCCCGAAATTCCGGAGGAAGCATGAGCCGCCCCTTGGGATCGAGGCTCCGATAGGAATGCCCTCGAAACATCGCGCCTCCCTGCTCCAGCCAACCACCCTGACCCACCACGGGCCACATCTCACCACTTCTTACCACTCTTTCCCACAGTTTCTCTTCCAAACCCTGTTCACTGTCAAGCAAATTTCAGCCTTCATGCCCGCAAAGCATGGAATCCCGGGGCCATTTTTGGCCCAAAGTGGGAGCGACAAGGGGAACACCGCGGCGGTGGATGAAAAAAGTGGAGGCAAATCAAGGCAGGAGCAGAAAATGGCGCGGCAGGGCCCAGCCCGCAGGCCCGCCAGCGGACTGGGCGCAAACCCCATGTTTCTCCGGCGCACCCGGGAAACGGAGGGCCGGGGTTGCCATATCGGGGGAAAACTCGTTACATGCGCACAGAATCGTTCAGTAATGAACCCGGCAAGCCGTTTTCATCAAGAAAACGCCACGCCGCGCTCCCCAGCCAGACGCCACAAGGACGGGCGAACGCACCATGAGCGACGAATTGCCGCAGGACTTTGAGGAAGAATATTACCAGATCAACCGGGATATTCTGCAAAGCTTCAACAAGTTCCGCCCCCCACTGAACATCTATCGTTTCCGGGAGGATGTCTCCCGTATCATCAGCTACTTCAAAGTCGGGGAGCGGCTGTCCAAGGAACAGACCGAGGAACTGGCGGAAATGGTGGACGCGGGGGTGATCTTCGTCTCCCGGGCCGACCAGTCCGTCTACGTCAAACACATCAGTCACCAGCTCGATCTGGTGCTCCTGGACAAACACCTGCTGGAGCGCGAGATCGCGGATATCTTCCAGGTGGCGCTCACCCGGCGGATGCAGGCCTTTTTCGAACAGCCCGTCAAAGTGGTCTACGACAAGGTGCAGGAGGACATCTTCACCCTCACCGAATACCTATGGCAGGATTTGTCGCGCATAAAGGCCCTGGCCCGACGCAAGCACCAGGAACATACCCTGCCCAACCATTCCGTCAACAGCGGTTATGTCGGGCTTTTGCTGCACATCATGCGCCTGCCCGACGACTTCAACAAGGAACCCAAAAACCGCCAGACCTTCGACCGGGCCGCCCTGGGGTTTTTCCTGCACGACATGGGCATGAGCAAGGTGCCGCCGTTTATCCGAAGCAAGGACAAGCCCCTGACCCCCGACGAGCGTCAGAAGATCCAGACCCACACTTTAAGCGGCTATGAGATGATCGCCCGGCTGGACATCAAGTACGCCGAGGTGGAAAACTGTGTGAACCATCACCACGAACGCCTGGACGGCAACGGCTACCCCCAGCATTTAAGCGGTTCGGGCATCTCCGACCTGGGGCTTGTCTGCGCCGTGGCCGATTCGTTTTGCGCCATGTGCAGCGACCGCCCCTACGCCAGGGCCATGGACCCCATGACGGCGGCCAAGGCCCTGTGCGACGATGTCAAACGCTATCCATCCGAGATCACCAAACTTCTGCTCAACCACCTGGTAAACGAACGGCGCTGAGTCCGCAAGGACGCAGGGCTTACGCCCCGCGCGCCGTTTCCGCCAGCCGCGCCAGCTCCCCAAGGATGTCCCGGGCGGAGACAAGCCCCAGCACCCTGCCCCCGTCCACCACGGCCGCAAACCGCGACCCGGCCTTTTGTATGGCGTCCAGGACCAGAACCAAGGCATCCCGGGGCCCCACCACCGGGGTCTCGCCGTCACGCCTGTCGAGCATCTCCACGGCCGGGCGCGTCAGGCAGGTGCGGCACTGGGCCGCGAACACCGGCTCGAAATCCGAGGCCCCCAGGCTCATGCGCAGCCCGTCGTCCACGGCGCAGTCGCCAAGCGCCGCAAGCATGTCGCTGCTGTCGGCCACGCCCACGAAGCCGTCGGGCCCCACCAGGGCCGCCGCGTCCATGTCCGGGGTATGGGCCAGATGGGCAAAAAGCCGGTTGACGGCGTCCCCGAGGCTGTCTTGCGGGCCGATGGCCACATAGTCCTTGCGCAGGATGTCGAACGCCCTTTTACGCAGCATGGAGGTCTCCTTGTTCGCTGGCGGTTTCCCATCCGTTCCGGTCTTCGTGCCGTGTCCGCAACGTCCGTGCGTCGACATTGCGAACACCCCTTGAATGCGTGCCTTTCCGGCGGCGAAACGCGTTGACGTCCCCGGGCCTGCCGCCTCCCGGGCAACTCAGTCGAAGTCAGCCAGCAGCGCGCCCACATGGACCCGCCCCCCGGCCAGCACCGCCTGGGCGTAGTCCGTGCGGATGCGCCAGATGGCCCGCAAAAGCTGGTCCGAGGTGATGCCGTTGCGCATGGCCGTATAGGCCTCGATAAAGGCCGCCAGACTGTCGCAGACCTTGAGCAGATAGCCGTCCTTAGGATCGAAGGCGTCGTCGTTATAGGCCCCGTCCAGGGCGACCTCGTCCAGGGCCGCCACCTTGCCCTCCACCACCGCCGAGGCCTGGAATTCCGAGCCCACCTCGATGCCCAGATAATAAGCCAGACGGTCGGCCAGGACGGAATAGCCGCCCTGGGTGAGCGGCGTGAAAATCCGCTGCTCGAGCTCCTGGTTTTCGTATTCCTTGATCATCTCCCCGATGTGGCGCACGGACTTTTTCACCGGCGAGATGATGTCCCGGGTCAGAAGCTCGGGCAGGTCGTGGAAGAGCCCGGCGAAGAAATCGTTGTGGCGCCGGGCCGGGCAGGCGTCCACGGCCAGGCTGAAGAAATAGGCGTAGCAGGCCACGATGAACATGTGCCCCAAAACCGAGGTCTCGGGGATGCGCGGGGTCTGGGACCAGCGGGTCTGAAAGCGAAGCTGCCCCAGGATGCGCGCGAAACGGCCGATGGCGTTGCGCTCGCCCGCAAACATGGCCCCGGCCAGTTCCGGAACCCCGGCCAGGTCGCGGTAGGCCCACAGGCCGTCCCGAAACGAGGATTCGATGTCCAAAAGCTCCTCGTCCCAGGGATTTTCGGCCTTAATGAGGCTATATTCCCAACTGCTGGCGTAGAGGTGGGCGGCATTCAGGATGCGTCTGGCCGGGGTGTCGGCCTCGGCCACCCGCAGATAGGCGCAAAGCCGCTCCCAGAAGGGTTCGCCAAGGGAGCGCACCCGGGGTTCGAGCTGCTCCAGAACCCAGGCCGTGAGCTTTTCGTAGTGGGCCGGGTTACCCTTGATGCGATAAAACACCGGCGGCTTGATGTCGGTGATCACCAGCCGGTAGAAATATTCGAAAATGCCGCCCTCGATGATCTCCCCGGCCAGGCCCGTGCGCTCCCCCGGCGGCAGATGTCCGGAGTTCAGCGAAAAAAGCATCCAGGCCACCATCATCTTGTGGGCCTGTTTGTCCACCTCCACCAGATCCATGGACCGGTGCTTGTCGTTCCAGCGTTTCATGAACGACCCGGCAAAGACCAGTTGCAAAAGGCTTTTACGCACGCTGACCATGGAGGCTCCTTGGGGGACTGACGGCTGGGGCCATCCTAGCCCCGGGGCAGGCAAACCGCAACGCCCCCTCGCGGCCCCATGCCGCCGGAAGGCGGTTTGCATCCCGGCCGGAAACGGATAATCCTGGCGGCCCGCTGAATCTGTTTCCCTGGAGCGCCAAAATGACGCCGGAGTCCGCCGCAACCGCCCCAACCCCCGCCGGGGGCTCGCCCCTGGCCGTCCTGTTGACCGTGTGCATCGTCCAGTTCATGGCCCCGTTCATGCTCACGGCCGTGGGCGTGGCCCTGCCCTCGCTTGGCCGGGAATTGTCGGCCACGGCCATGCAGCTTTCGCTGGTGGAGCAACTCTACGTCCTGTCCCTGGCCATGACCATGCTCACCTTCGGCCGCCTGGGGGATCTCCGGGGCCAGCGTTCCGTGCTGCTGGCCGGGCTTTTGGCCTTCACCGCCCTGACCCTGTCCCTGGGCTTCACCCAGAGCGTGGAAATGGTCATGATCCAACGCTTTTTCCAGGGGATCGGCGCGGCCATGATGCTCTCGGGCAGCCTGGCCCTGGTGGCGGCCGCCTATCCGCCGCAGCTTCGGGCCAGAAAGATCGGCCTCGTTTCGGCCGCCACCTACGCCGGGCTCTCCATGGGTCCGGTGGCCGGGGGATTCGTGACCGGACACATGGGCTGGCGGGGGGTCTTTTTCATGGCCGTGCCCCTGGGGCTGGCGGCCACGGCCATGTGCCTGTTTTTCATGCGCCAGGGGGCCCGAAACGCCACGGGCGAGGGCCTGGACTGGTGGGGAAGCCTGGCCTACGCCGCAAGCATGGGGCTTTTCATGACCGGCGCGGCCCAGGCCAAGCGCGGAGCCCTGGGTTTTTCGCTGATTGCCGCCGGAATCCTGGGGCTGGTCTTTTTCCTGCGCCTGGAATCGCGCACAAAAAGTCCCCTCCTGGACATTGCCCTGATCACCCGCAACCGCTTTTTCGCGTTAAGTTGCCTGGCGGCCCTGGGAAACTACGCCGCCACCTTCGGCATCACCTTTCTCATGAGCCTGTACCTGCAATACGCCAAGGGCCTGCCCCCGCGTCTGGCCGGACTGGTCCTTCTGGCCCAGCCCGTAAGCCAGGTGGGGGCGTCGCTTCTGTCCGGCCGCCTGGCCGACCGCTTCGAACCGGCCAAGCTGTCCACGGCGGGCATTTTGATCAGCGCCGCGGGGCTGGTGTCCGCAGCGGCGGTCATCGGCCAGGACACCCCGATCTGGCTCCTCGGCCTGCTCTTGGTTCTCATCGGCACGGGGTTCGGCATCTTCATCACCCCCAATTCCACAGCCATCATGGGCAGCGTGCCAAGGCGGCAGTTCGGCGTGGCCTCGGGCATGGTGGGCGCCATGCGCACCCTGGGCATGGCCGTGAGCATGACCTCGGTGACGCTGATCTTCTCCCTGTTTCTGGACGGGGAGGCGGTATCCATTAATACCCTACCCAGGTTCCTTGACAGCATGCGCGTGGGCCTTTCGGTCTTTGCCGCCTTTGCCTGCCTGGGGGTGCTCGTTTCCTTCGGGCGTGGCCGAAAACACCAATAAACAAGGCGTTTTTTACGAATCCCTTCCCCCGTCCCCGGGGCAAACTCCCTGGGACGATCCCGTTACGTTTTTTTGACGAAGCCTGCAAATAAACCCCGTAGGGGTATTGCCTTCACAGCCGTTTTCCGATTATTTTCTCCCACAAGAATCGTTTCTGACTATACTGTTCGAGAATGGGTCTCCCTGGCCGGGGAGGCTCTGTTGATCCATAGCGGCGGAAAACGGGAACACCAAGGAGGGCTTATGCGGCAAGGGACACGATCATGGTTTCTTGTAGCGGCGCTGGTCGGCGCGGCCGCCCTGATGGCCTTTGGGCCGGTGGGGGCCTCAGGCACGGCAGATGTTGCGGGCGATGCGGCCCCGGGGCGAAAACTGGCCCAAAACGCGGTCAAGGCCCCGGGCGGGCGCTGGACCACGGTGGACCATTCCAAGCTCGAGGCCCTGCAAAAGGACTTCGCCTCGCCCGAGGAGGTCACGGCGGCCTGCCTCTCCTGCCACACCCAGGCCGCAGACCAGATCCACCACTCCATCCACTGGACTTGGCTGTGCGACAACTGCGGCGACGGCAAAAACATGGGCAAAAACGGCAAAACCATCAACAACTTCTGTATCGCCGTACCCTCCAACGAGCCGCGCTGCACCTCCTGCCACATCGGCTACGGCTGGAAGGACAAAAACTTCGATTTCTCGTCCAACACCAAAATCGACTGTCTGGTGTGCCACGACACCACCCATACCTATGAAAAATATCCGGCCGGGGCCGGAAACCCGGTCAAGGAGCCCACGGTCTTTCCCGAATCCGGCAAGACCTACCTGCCCCCGGACTACAAGAAAATCGTGGCCAAGGTGGGCAAGCCCGACCGCGTCAACTGTGGAACCTGCCATTTCTACGGCGGCGGCGGCGATGCGGTCAAACACGGCGACCTGGACAGCTCCATGGCCATGCCCAAAAAGAGCCTGGACGTGCACATGGACACCGAGGGCCTCAACTTCACCTGCCAGCGTTGCCACACCACCAAGGACCACCAGATCGCGGGCCGCCTCTACACCACCCCGGCCGCCCCCGAGCGCATCAGCCTCACCGAGGCCGACCTAGCCTCCAAGATCGCCTGCGAGTCCTGCCACAGCGCAACGCCCCACAAAACCGACGTCAAGTCCAACGACCACACGGACAAGGTGGCCTGCCAGTCCTGCCACATCCCGCACTTCGCCCGAATCATCCCCACCAAGATGTCCTGGGACTGGTCCACGGCCGGACAGAAAAACGCCGAGGGCAAGCCTTTTAAAAAGGACGGCCCCCTGGGCAAGCCCAGCTACGACTCCAAGAAGGGCGACTTCGTGTGGGAGAAAAACGTGGAGCCGGAATACCGCTGGTTTAACGGGGCCATGAGCCACAAACTGGTTACCGACGTCATCGACCCGTCCGGGGTGGTGTCCATGAACCAGCCCGTGGGCGGCCCGGACGACCCCAAGTCGCGGATCATGCCGTTTAAGGTGCATCGGGGCAAACAGCCCTATGACACGGTCAACAAGACCATGGTCATCCCCCATCTGTTCGGGGGCAAGGATTCCGACGCCTTTTGGACGAAGTACGACTGGAAAAAGGCCATCACCTCCGGCATGGCCTATGTGGACCTGCCGTTCTCCGGCGAGTTCGGCTTCGTGGCCACGGAATACTACTACCCCACGACCCACATGGTGGCCCCGCGCGAACAGGCCGTGCCCTGCGCCGAATGCCACTCCCGGGACGGCCGCATGAAGGGCGTCCCCGGCGTGTACATCCCCGGCCGCGACACCTCCGCCGCCGTGACCGACCTGGGATTCGGGGCCTCGGCCGCCGCGCTCCTGGGCGTCGCCGGACACGGGTTCATCCGCTTTTTGTCCAGAAAAAAGAGGGAGAAGAAGTGATGTCCGACACCACCAAGCGCCCCATGCGCACCATCTACCTGTATACCCGGTATGAACGGTTCTGGCACTGGTTCCAGGCCCTGCTCATCCTGCTGCTCCTGGTCACCGGGTTCGAGGTTCACGGCTCGATCACGCTCTTCGGCTTCGAGCAGGCCGTTACGGTCCACAACTTCCTTGGCCTGACCTGGCTTGTGGCCTTCGCCTTCTTCGTCTTCTGGGTCTTCACCACCGGGGAGTGGAAGCAGTATGTGCCCACCAGCAAAAAGATGGTCGAGGTCATGATCTATTACGGCTACGGCATCTTCTCCGGGCAGCCCCATCCCTGCCCCAAGCGCCATGACGCCAAGCACAACCCGCTGCAACGCATGACCTACCTGTCCTTGGCGGCCGTACTTTTGCCCTTCCAGATGGTCACCGGGCTTTTGTATTACCTCTACAACTCCTGGACGGACATGGGCATCACCGGCCTGTCGCTGGGCGTTGTGGCCGTGGCCCATCTGATCGGGGCCTTCGCCATCCTCATCTTCCTTATCGTGCATGTCTACATGACCACCACCGGGCACACCATTTTCGCCCACGTGAAGGCCATGTTCACCGGCCGGGAGGAAGTTGAGGACGTCGGCGACGTGGCCGAATGGGAAAAAAAGAATCCGGCCTAGCGCCGTCGGCAGGGCCTCCCCGGACGCGACTGCGGGGAGGCCCCTTTTGACCCAAGCCCCAGGGAACCGGGCGCCCGTTCCAGTCGCCGCAGGGCCGCAGCCTTGTCCCCTGCCTGTCGCCATGAAACTGCTCCTCGCGGCGTTTCCTCCGGGGGCATCGGTTCGCAGACCATGCCCCCGACGCCGCACCGGGAACCAGCCGGGCGACGTCCCCTGCGCCGCAGCGCAGCCGGGCAGCCCTCGGGCCGAAACCTCGCCCCTTCCTGCGCGCCGGATCCGATCCGGAAAATATGCCTCCAAGTGTTGACAAGGCGCCGCGATGGGGGTAGACAATCCGCCTTTCGAGCACATTTAAGGAGCGGTCATGAAAACGTTCTCCCCATCCAAAAATGATATCCAGCACGACTGGCTGATCGTGGATGCCTCAGACAAGATCCTGGGCCGTCTGGCCAGCGCCCTGGCCGGACGCCTGCGCGGCAAGCACAAACCCGAATTCGTCCCGCACATGGACACCGGCGACTTCGTGGTCGTGGTCAATGCGGAAAAGATCCGGTTCACCGGCCGCAAGCTGGACCAGAAGATGTACTACCGCCACTCGGGCTACATCGGCGGCCTCAAGGAAACCACGCTTCGGACCATGATGCAGACCAAGCCCGAGCAGGTGATCATGAAGGCCGTTCGCGGCATGCTCCCGAAAAACAGGCTTGGCCGGGCCATGCTCAAAAAGCTCAAGGTCTATTCCGGCACGGAGCATCCCCACACGGCCCAGCAGCCCAAACCCATCGACCTCTAAATCCCTCGGTATCGGGAGACACGCATGAGCGACGATTTCTTCTACGGCACCGGACGGCGCAAAACCGCCGTGGCCCGCACCCGCCTCTACAAAGGCAACGGCCGCATCCTCATCAACAACAGGCCCTATGAGGAATATTTTCCCCGGCCCACCCTGCACCTCATCGTGCGTCAGGCCCTGGCCGTGGTGCGCAGCGAAGGCAAGTACGACATCAAGGTCAACGTCTGCGGCGGCGGCCTCACCGGCCAGGCCGAGGCCGTGCGGCACGGCATCGCCCGGGCGCTTTTGCGGGTCGATCCCGAACTGCGCGCCCCTCTGAAGAAGGCGGGCCTTCTGACCCGCGACGCCCGCGAGAAAGAACGCAAAAAGTACGGCCAGCGCGGCGCCCGCGCCAGGTTCCAGTACTCCAAGCGTTAAGCCGGCTTTCCCTCACGCTTATTCGGCGGGACCGCGCCTGGCGCGGTCCCGTCTTTTTTTGCGCCCTCAGGGCGGCCGGGAAACGCCCCCGGGCCGAACCCGCCATGCCCGTGCGCCTTCAAATCCCTGACCTTGACGCATGGAGAGGCCATCTCCGAAGGCCCCCGGGCCGAACCCGCCATTCCCATTCCCGCCCGAAACGGCTATCCTGCGGTCATCGCCGCCTCGTCCGCCTGACGGCCGCGCGGCAAGCAACCCGCCACAAGGCCCGGCAACGCCCATGCAAATCCCCCTCGCCGCCATCGCCTCCTTGTGCCGCCGCCTGTTGCGCGGCCGGGGCCTCATCTTCCTGGTCGGCGTGGCCCTGACCCTGGGCATGGTCGTTTTATACGCCCTGCGCCCCTCCTGGCTCCAGTTCCAGGAACTCAAGCTCTACGACGTGGCCATGCGCCGGGAGCTCAGAACCGCCCCCAGCGGTCTGCCCGTGGTGGTGGACCTGGACGAAAAAAGCCTGGCCGCCTACGGCCAATGGCCCTGGCCGCGTTTTCGGGTGGCCCTGCTCCTGGCCAGGCTGAAAGCCGCCGGGGTGTTGGCCGTGGGCATCGACATCGTGTTTGCGGAGGCCGACCGCACCTCCCCCGAAACCATGCGCCGCATGTTCCGCGAGGAACTCAAGCTCGACGTGGCCTTCGAGGGCCTGCCGCACGCCCTGGGCGACTACGATTCGGTCCTGGCCGGGGTGCTCCGGGACGGCCCCTACGTCCTGGGCTATTATCTCGATTTCGAGGCCAGCCGGGATCATCCCTCCGCTTCGGCCTGCACCCTTCCGGCGCTCAAGGCCTCCACCTCCATCGCCCCCGGGGCCCGGCCCGCCGTCCGCTACCTGCCAAACGCCCAGGACGCCGTCTGCCCCCTGCCCATCCTCCTGGCCACTGCGCCCGGAGCCGGTTTTTTCAACACCATCCCCGATCCGGACAACATCGTGCGCCGTTCCCCCATGCTCCTGGGACACGGGGAGGCCGTCCTGCCCAGCCTGTCCCTGGCCACCACCATGCTGGCCCTGGGGATCAAAAACGCCATGCTGCGCGTGGATCAGGGCGGGGTGGTCGCCCTGACCCTGCCCCTGCCGGACGGCCAAAAACGGAGCATTCCCCTGGACGGGCACGGCCGGGTGCTGATCAACTACCGGGGCCCGGGCGGAACCTTTCCGCACGTGAGCGCCGCCGACGTGCTTTCGGGCGCCGTCGATCCCACGGCCCTGCACGGCAAAATCGCCTTTCTCGGGGCCTCGGCCGCAGGCCTCCGCGACCTTCGGGCCACCCCCCTGGACCGGGCCATGCCCGGGGTGGAGGTCCACGCCACCCTGGCGGACATGATCGTCACCGGCGATTTCCTTTTGCGCCCGGACTGGGCCCCAGGGATCGAGGTCTGCGCCACCCTGGCCGTGGGGCTTTTGTCCGCCGCCCTTTTGGCCTGGACCAGGGCCAAATATCTGCTCGTGCCGTTTGCCGCCCTGGCCCTGGCCATGTGGTTCGGGTCCGCCCAGGCCCTTTCCGCCCACCGGTTCATCCTTTCCCCCTTTTCCCCCTTGCTGGCGCTTTTCGCCAACTTCATGGCCCTGACCTTTCTCAAGTTCTGGCGCGAGGAACGCCAAAAACGCTTCATCCACGCGGCCTTTTCCCACTATCTGCCACCGGCCGTGGTCAACGACCTGGTGGCCTCGCCGGGTCGTCTGACGCTCACCGGCGAGGAACGCGAGATCACGGTGCTCTTCTCCGACGTGCGCGGCTTCACCACCATGTCCGAAAAGCTCACACCCACCCAGGTGGTGGATCTCCTACACCGCTACCTGACCCCCATGACCGGCATCATCACCGGGCATATGGGCACCCTGGACAAGTTCATCGGCGACGCCATCATGGCCTTCTGGAACGCCCCCCTGCCCGTCCCCGGCCACCAGGCCAAGGCCCTGGCCGCGGCCATGGCCATGCATGAGGAGCTCGACCGCCTCAACGTGGGCTTTCAGGAAAAATACGGGCTGCGCATCGACATCGGCGTGGGCCTGCATGCCGGAATGGCCCGGGTGGGCAACTTCGGCTCGGAAGACCTCTTCGACTACACGGTCATCGGCGACACCGTGAATCTGTGCTCCCGCCTGGAAGGGCTGACCAAATACTACAAGAAAAAAATCCTGGTCACGGACGCCATCGCGGCCGCCGCCCCGGACGACATCTTCTTCCAGGAGGTGGACCGGGTGCGGGTCAAGGGCAAGGCCGAACCCGTGACCATTTTCGCCCCCCTCACCCGCCAGGAATACGAGGCCCGCGCGGGCGAACTGGAAGAATCCGCCGCCGCCCTGGCCCTGTACCGGGCCGGACGCTTCCCCGAGGCCCTGGCCGCCTACGAAACCCTGGCCGCCGCACACCCCGACGCGATCCACGCCCTCCAGGCCGAACGCTGCCGGGCCCTGGCCGCCGCGCCGCCCGAAGGACCATGGGACGGCGTTTTCAAGCACACCACCAAATGACGACATCCACCTCGCCCCCGGACGCCGACCGGGACATGATCGTGGCCCGAGCCACCCCCCCCGGCGCGGGCGGCCTGGCCGTGATCCGCCTCAGTGGCCGAGGCTGCCGCCAGACTGCCCTGGCCCTTTTCCGGTCCTCCCGGCCGAATTTTACGGACCTTCGCCCCTACCGCCTGCACCACGGCCACCTGCACACCCCGGACGGCCGCCGCATTGACGAGGTTCTGGCGGCGTTCATGCCCGGTCCCGGCTCCTATACCGGCGAGGACACGGTGGAAATCTCCTGCCACGGCGGCCCGGCCACAGCCGCCGCCATCGTGGCCGCCTGCATCGCCAAGGGGGCGCGTCCGGCCGGTCCCGGGGAGTTCACCCTGCGGGCCTTCTTAAACGGCCGCATGGACCTGTCCCAGGCCCAGGCCGTGGCCGAGCTCATCGCCGCCGCCACGCCGGTCCAGGCCGACATGGCCCTGGCCCGCCTTGACGGGGCCATGGGCCGCCTGGCCCGGGAGCTGCGCCAGGGATTGGAGGCCCTGCGGGCCGGGGTCTGTCTGGCCGTGGATTTCCCCGAGGAGGACGTGGAGTGTCTGTCCCGGGAGGAATTCGCCGCCCGGGCGGCCGACGTTTCAGACAGGATTCGGAAGCTTTTGGAGGCCAACCGCCGGGCCAGGCCGTTTCGCGAGGGCGCGTCCGTGGTTCTCTTCGGACGGGTCAACGCCGGAAAATCACGTCTGTTCAACGCCCTTTTAGGCCGCGAACGGGCCATCGTCACCGGGGTTCCCGGCACCACAAGGGACTACCTGGAGGAAACCCTGGACCTTTCCGGCATGCCCGTGCGCCTGACGGACACGGCGGGCCTTCGCGAAACCGGGGATGAGGCCGAGGCCGTCGGCCGGGACCGGGGGGAAAAGCGGGTCAAGGCGGCTGAACTGGCCCTTTTCGTGGTGGACGGCGCACATCCCCTGGCC
Above is a genomic segment from Desulfolutivibrio sulfodismutans DSM 3696 containing:
- a CDS encoding CHASE2 domain-containing protein, encoding MQIPLAAIASLCRRLLRGRGLIFLVGVALTLGMVVLYALRPSWLQFQELKLYDVAMRRELRTAPSGLPVVVDLDEKSLAAYGQWPWPRFRVALLLARLKAAGVLAVGIDIVFAEADRTSPETMRRMFREELKLDVAFEGLPHALGDYDSVLAGVLRDGPYVLGYYLDFEASRDHPSASACTLPALKASTSIAPGARPAVRYLPNAQDAVCPLPILLATAPGAGFFNTIPDPDNIVRRSPMLLGHGEAVLPSLSLATTMLALGIKNAMLRVDQGGVVALTLPLPDGQKRSIPLDGHGRVLINYRGPGGTFPHVSAADVLSGAVDPTALHGKIAFLGASAAGLRDLRATPLDRAMPGVEVHATLADMIVTGDFLLRPDWAPGIEVCATLAVGLLSAALLAWTRAKYLLVPFAALALAMWFGSAQALSAHRFILSPFSPLLALFANFMALTFLKFWREERQKRFIHAAFSHYLPPAVVNDLVASPGRLTLTGEEREITVLFSDVRGFTTMSEKLTPTQVVDLLHRYLTPMTGIITGHMGTLDKFIGDAIMAFWNAPLPVPGHQAKALAAAMAMHEELDRLNVGFQEKYGLRIDIGVGLHAGMARVGNFGSEDLFDYTVIGDTVNLCSRLEGLTKYYKKKILVTDAIAAAAPDDIFFQEVDRVRVKGKAEPVTIFAPLTRQEYEARAGELEESAAALALYRAGRFPEALAAYETLAAAHPDAIHALQAERCRALAAAPPEGPWDGVFKHTTK
- the mnmE gene encoding tRNA uridine-5-carboxymethylaminomethyl(34) synthesis GTPase MnmE, with amino-acid sequence MTTSTSPPDADRDMIVARATPPGAGGLAVIRLSGRGCRQTALALFRSSRPNFTDLRPYRLHHGHLHTPDGRRIDEVLAAFMPGPGSYTGEDTVEISCHGGPATAAAIVAACIAKGARPAGPGEFTLRAFLNGRMDLSQAQAVAELIAAATPVQADMALARLDGAMGRLARELRQGLEALRAGVCLAVDFPEEDVECLSREEFAARAADVSDRIRKLLEANRRARPFREGASVVLFGRVNAGKSRLFNALLGRERAIVTGVPGTTRDYLEETLDLSGMPVRLTDTAGLRETGDEAEAVGRDRGEKRVKAAELALFVVDGAHPLADGDDDARELALARTLGPARVMAVANKADLPPGDPDPAAVLADMGFETIRVSARTGAGLDALAAAMEHRLGAGYAPAVDDVVPNQREAAALSQALDELADLSRDIDSGVPYDLLGVRLETACAALSDITGEMTPDAVLASIFETFCIGK